One genomic segment of Paenibacillus xylanexedens includes these proteins:
- a CDS encoding ImmA/IrrE family metallo-endopeptidase, with translation MDDIVTKLIRKHRTNCPFSIARAVGIQIRFTNLGKSTKGLYFRKLRRRFIVIHNDLPPEWQRFVCAHELGHDRLHKGINRFFLEEHSYFAPGKLERQANRFAIQLLTSGVMPEPDESLEKFCLRTGLPREAQHFFYTL, from the coding sequence ATGGATGACATCGTAACAAAGCTGATTCGAAAACACCGGACCAACTGCCCGTTCAGCATTGCCCGCGCGGTTGGAATACAGATTCGTTTCACCAATTTGGGGAAGTCCACCAAGGGACTGTACTTTCGCAAGCTCCGGCGCAGGTTTATCGTCATACACAATGATTTGCCGCCGGAATGGCAAAGGTTCGTGTGCGCCCATGAGCTTGGACACGACCGACTTCATAAAGGGATTAATCGATTCTTTCTGGAGGAACATTCCTATTTTGCTCCAGGCAAGCTGGAAAGACAGGCCAATCGTTTTGCCATTCAATTACTAACCTCCGGAGTGATGCCTGAACCGGATGAATCTTTGGAGAAATTTTGTTTACGTACCGGACTGCCGCGTGAAGCGCAGCATTTTTTTTACACTCTTTAA
- a CDS encoding helix-turn-helix domain-containing protein, with product MVEHAFGPYMKQLREQQGYSINQLAEAAGISNSQISRIENGVRGVPKPATIRKISDALSVPYTEMMKQAGYIEPGSAAELQDVPEWATYKDRRDFKKMLEDDDDLMFDGIPLDEEDKKRIKDVLTGLFWEAKQMNKRKKTDESDNRP from the coding sequence ATTGTGGAGCACGCTTTTGGTCCTTATATGAAACAACTGCGCGAGCAACAGGGATACAGCATCAATCAGCTCGCCGAAGCAGCCGGAATAAGCAACTCACAGATTTCACGTATTGAGAATGGGGTCCGGGGTGTGCCAAAACCAGCGACCATCCGCAAGATTTCAGATGCACTCTCGGTGCCCTACACAGAGATGATGAAGCAGGCCGGTTATATTGAACCAGGGAGTGCTGCTGAACTTCAGGACGTACCGGAATGGGCTACATACAAAGACCGTCGTGATTTCAAAAAGATGCTGGAGGACGATGATGATCTGATGTTTGACGGCATTCCACTCGATGAAGAGGACAAGAAACGAATCAAGGATGTGCTGACAGGTCTGTTCTGGGAAGCCAAACAGATGAACAAACGCAAAAAGACAGACGAATCGGACAATCGCCCATGA
- a CDS encoding ArpU family phage packaging/lysis transcriptional regulator → MELMLPELDRRKTQTAVEAALEKYRIYKTIAFEEREVMVTASYAERFHGATNVTGDSTARTAIYNVDVQRARQAYCDTIDFVVSRLSEKERVLVCERYLKDDDVFDYKVYNHVFDPPVSKDTYTKIRTRAFYKMALALSDRGLINMEPLSVSRKERQKLG, encoded by the coding sequence ATGGAATTGATGCTGCCTGAATTGGACCGACGTAAAACGCAAACAGCTGTTGAAGCTGCGCTGGAAAAATACCGAATCTATAAAACCATTGCATTTGAAGAACGAGAGGTTATGGTGACGGCAAGTTACGCCGAGCGTTTCCACGGTGCAACCAATGTTACGGGGGATTCCACGGCGAGAACGGCAATCTACAATGTGGACGTGCAGCGCGCGCGTCAGGCATATTGCGATACGATTGATTTTGTTGTGTCCCGGCTGAGTGAAAAGGAACGTGTACTTGTCTGTGAACGATATCTGAAAGACGATGATGTGTTTGACTATAAAGTGTATAACCATGTGTTTGATCCGCCTGTAAGCAAGGATACGTATACGAAGATTCGTACACGTGCTTTCTACAAAATGGCGCTGGCTCTGTCAGATCGAGGTCTGATTAATATGGAGCCTTTGTCTGTGTCCCGCAAAGAGCGACAGAAGCTGGGCTGA
- a CDS encoding GAF domain-containing sensor histidine kinase: MNKPQLASAKGEKSAMSEEVGMQEMVTLKTIAETLNTSNDLNLMLDTVVGKLLELTGLTAGWMFLINERGEYTCVSDYNLPPALLRKDKEPMRTGTCWCVNRFKDGQLNHAVNIINCKRLEDAVEFQWGDTHDITHHATVPLRSGEKMLGLLNVAAPAKEHFSDSELALLQGVAYQIGSAVERMRLYRTEQRRADLYAKLGEFSTALGLAVNECTNSEAFCLKVVQLLGQHYDWPFATIIQQKSGMFVLQAAYANDTVRTLSSTPLSSEVTSHINHVINSHRVTSLSGTEIAEIFTLCKPDQTTNSIASGIAAPLPYHTPGETGILVIGIGTSGPAQADREVLEALAEHIAASWESLKLAENRRELARMEERNRLARDLHDSVNQILFSLSLTAKGAESMLSGSEQLHPAAEAMKDIRALSQEALKEMCALIMQLRPAGLEAGLLHALQEYGTSQRLQVVTNRTGMRSLPRNIEEALWRIGQEALNNVRKHADVPSVEVTLKLSNHEVVLTVTDQGKGGANRPKASSGSSLGLSIMKERAQSLGGSLEIVSSSRKGTTVTAVIPLPFESV; encoded by the coding sequence TTGAACAAACCACAGTTGGCATCAGCCAAAGGAGAGAAGTCTGCCATGTCGGAAGAAGTCGGAATGCAGGAAATGGTCACGTTGAAGACAATCGCGGAAACGCTCAATACGTCCAATGATCTGAACTTAATGCTGGATACCGTGGTCGGCAAATTACTGGAGTTGACCGGATTAACGGCAGGCTGGATGTTTCTGATTAATGAACGTGGAGAATACACCTGTGTTTCGGATTACAATCTGCCCCCGGCATTACTGCGTAAAGATAAGGAGCCCATGCGAACGGGTACCTGCTGGTGTGTGAACCGCTTTAAGGATGGTCAACTCAATCATGCGGTTAACATCATTAACTGTAAACGGCTGGAGGATGCGGTGGAATTCCAATGGGGAGATACCCATGATATTACCCACCATGCAACCGTCCCGTTAAGGTCAGGTGAGAAGATGCTCGGCCTGCTCAACGTGGCTGCGCCAGCCAAGGAACATTTCAGCGACAGTGAACTGGCGCTGTTACAGGGCGTGGCGTACCAGATTGGTAGTGCGGTAGAGCGGATGAGATTGTATCGCACGGAGCAGCGACGAGCTGATCTGTATGCCAAGCTGGGGGAGTTCAGCACGGCCTTGGGTCTTGCAGTGAACGAATGCACCAATTCTGAGGCTTTTTGTTTAAAAGTTGTACAGCTGCTTGGGCAGCATTATGATTGGCCTTTTGCTACAATCATTCAGCAGAAAAGCGGAATGTTCGTTTTGCAGGCAGCCTATGCAAATGATACGGTTCGAACGTTATCAAGTACTCCGTTATCTTCCGAAGTGACGAGCCACATTAACCATGTAATCAATAGTCATCGTGTAACATCTCTGTCTGGGACAGAGATCGCTGAGATATTTACCCTGTGCAAGCCTGACCAGACTACGAATTCCATTGCCTCGGGAATTGCTGCTCCACTTCCGTACCATACGCCGGGAGAAACGGGAATTCTGGTGATCGGAATAGGAACATCAGGTCCTGCACAGGCGGACCGTGAAGTGCTGGAGGCATTGGCCGAACATATTGCGGCCTCATGGGAGAGTCTGAAGCTGGCGGAGAATCGCCGCGAACTTGCACGAATGGAAGAGAGAAACCGGTTGGCTCGCGATCTGCATGATTCGGTTAATCAGATTTTATTTTCACTATCGTTAACGGCTAAAGGCGCGGAAAGTATGTTATCCGGCTCCGAGCAGTTGCACCCGGCAGCGGAAGCGATGAAGGATATTCGGGCTTTATCTCAGGAGGCTCTCAAGGAAATGTGCGCATTGATTATGCAGCTCCGTCCCGCGGGACTGGAAGCAGGGCTGCTCCATGCACTACAGGAATACGGCACCAGCCAGAGGCTTCAAGTGGTGACGAATCGGACGGGAATGCGGTCTTTACCACGTAATATAGAAGAAGCATTGTGGCGAATCGGACAGGAAGCGCTGAATAATGTACGGAAACACGCGGATGTTCCTTCTGTTGAGGTCACCCTCAAGTTAAGTAATCATGAAGTGGTGCTCACTGTCACAGATCAGGGAAAAGGTGGTGCGAACAGGCCAAAAGCGTCGTCTGGAAGCTCCCTTGGCCTGTCCATTATGAAGGAACGGGCTCAATCGCTCGGAGGCAGCTTAGAAATAGTGAGTTCTTCCCGTAAGGGAACGACAGTAACGGCAGTCATTCCACTTCCGTTCGAATCTGTATAA
- a CDS encoding response regulator codes for MPITILLADDHAMVRRGLHVFLTTQQDMKVVGEASNGQEALAEAEALKPDVVLMDLHMPVMDGIETARRLRTLLPATRIIVLTSFSDQDHVVPAVRAGVKGYLLKDIEPEDLAVAIRNVHAGQVELHPDAAGQLMHVMASSDWSINEQQPQHIPTDQSADSQHQEPKQKGKLTEASLGGLDMLTRREQEVLGLIAQGLSNKEIAVQLVITEKTVKTHVSHLLDKLGLADRTQAALHAVRNGWVV; via the coding sequence ATGCCGATTACGATTTTGCTCGCAGATGATCATGCGATGGTGAGACGGGGGCTGCACGTTTTTTTGACAACACAGCAAGACATGAAGGTTGTGGGCGAAGCATCGAACGGACAGGAAGCACTGGCTGAGGCGGAAGCGTTAAAACCTGACGTGGTATTAATGGATCTGCATATGCCGGTCATGGATGGAATCGAAACAGCCAGAAGGCTGCGCACGTTATTGCCAGCAACGCGAATCATTGTGCTCACCTCGTTTTCGGATCAGGATCATGTGGTTCCTGCTGTGCGTGCAGGGGTGAAAGGATATCTACTCAAGGATATTGAACCGGAAGATCTGGCTGTAGCTATTCGCAATGTGCATGCAGGTCAGGTGGAATTGCATCCTGACGCAGCAGGTCAATTGATGCATGTGATGGCTTCATCCGATTGGTCCATAAATGAACAGCAACCACAGCATATACCGACAGATCAGTCAGCAGACAGTCAACATCAGGAGCCAAAGCAGAAGGGGAAATTAACTGAAGCGTCTCTTGGCGGACTGGATATGCTCACTCGCCGTGAACAAGAAGTCTTGGGGCTAATTGCTCAAGGATTGAGCAACAAGGAAATTGCAGTTCAATTGGTCATCACCGAAAAAACGGTCAAAACCCATGTCAGTCATCTGCTCGACAAACTGGGACTAGCAGATCGGACGCAAGCGGCTCTTCATGCCGTAAGAAATGGCTGGGTCGTGTGA
- a CDS encoding NADPH-dependent FMN reductase, producing the protein MNIVILAGSNRNNATSTRLGEYAVEIIRGQGHQASLFDLYQTPLPFYAPDEKQADHEHLADLNTRMLAADAIILSTPEYHGSISGVLKNALDHLSQAHFSGKPVLSISSSGGAVGVSSLLQLQAIVRNLHGINAQEWISIGGAQRRRFEATFDGYEEYEGSQDIEDRVQRVIGSFLNLAQTLTNARNSTMS; encoded by the coding sequence ATGAATATTGTTATTTTGGCAGGAAGCAATCGGAACAATGCAACCAGTACACGTCTGGGAGAGTATGCTGTGGAGATTATTCGCGGTCAGGGACATCAGGCCAGCCTGTTTGATCTGTATCAGACACCACTTCCATTCTACGCACCAGATGAAAAACAAGCGGATCATGAACATCTGGCAGACCTGAATACACGTATGCTCGCGGCTGATGCGATCATCTTGTCTACACCAGAGTATCACGGCAGTATTAGCGGTGTGCTCAAAAATGCATTGGATCACCTGAGTCAGGCTCATTTCAGCGGCAAGCCCGTCCTGTCCATCAGCTCCTCTGGTGGAGCGGTGGGGGTAAGTTCGCTTTTACAACTGCAAGCGATTGTTCGCAATCTGCATGGCATCAATGCCCAGGAGTGGATATCTATTGGTGGTGCGCAGCGCAGACGATTCGAAGCGACATTTGACGGATATGAAGAGTACGAAGGCAGTCAGGATATAGAGGACCGGGTGCAGCGAGTCATTGGATCGTTTTTAAATCTGGCCCAGACGTTAACGAATGCGCGGAATTCTACCATGAGTTGA
- a CDS encoding VOC family protein: MITGIFETHLNVTDLERSHHFYETVLGLSHAYGQKERGNSFYWIGEKGNAMLGLWQKDPSEVKRQHFAFHVSLEDMKHAVAHLENKGIKTQNFLNDDIGELYVFGWMPAVSVYFNDPDGHLLEFIAMLPDEAKPELGMVPWSQWEEMQEKTV, encoded by the coding sequence ATGATTACAGGCATATTTGAAACACATCTAAACGTGACCGATCTGGAGAGATCCCATCATTTCTATGAAACGGTCCTGGGTTTATCCCATGCCTATGGGCAAAAAGAACGTGGGAACTCCTTCTACTGGATAGGTGAAAAAGGCAATGCCATGCTGGGATTGTGGCAAAAGGATCCTTCCGAGGTGAAACGTCAGCACTTTGCTTTTCATGTATCTCTGGAGGATATGAAACACGCGGTGGCTCACTTGGAGAACAAAGGGATCAAGACACAGAACTTCCTGAATGATGATATCGGTGAATTGTACGTCTTCGGTTGGATGCCTGCGGTATCTGTATATTTTAACGATCCGGATGGTCATTTGCTTGAATTCATCGCCATGCTCCCGGATGAAGCGAAGCCTGAACTTGGCATGGTGCCGTGGAGTCAGTGGGAGGAGATGCAGGAGAAGACCGTATGA
- a CDS encoding VOC family protein, giving the protein MMIEELQLYTTRLEDLKHFYRDTLGMEVSNATDQAFNLQVGRTKMIFKQGETDREPFYHVAWSIPTNRFKEAKQWAASRVVLSREGDRDETYSANWNSHSLYFEDPAGNIIELIAHHRIQNESDHDFSTQDILQVCEVGLVTEDVLSTVNELQRIGLTRWGEVSDTFAPVGDVHGLFIVVKKDRTWFFSKQKAEIYPLEVSIRDVGRLRIG; this is encoded by the coding sequence ATGATGATTGAAGAATTACAGTTATATACAACACGGTTGGAGGACCTCAAGCATTTTTATCGTGATACGTTGGGAATGGAGGTGTCCAATGCGACAGATCAGGCCTTCAACCTGCAGGTTGGAAGGACAAAGATGATTTTCAAACAGGGTGAAACAGATCGTGAGCCCTTTTATCATGTGGCCTGGTCGATTCCGACGAATCGGTTCAAGGAAGCGAAGCAGTGGGCTGCATCACGTGTTGTTTTAAGCAGAGAAGGAGATCGGGATGAGACGTACTCTGCTAACTGGAACTCTCATTCTCTCTATTTTGAAGATCCGGCAGGCAATATTATTGAGCTGATTGCTCATCATCGTATTCAAAACGAGAGTGACCATGACTTCTCGACTCAAGATATATTACAGGTGTGTGAAGTTGGACTGGTGACGGAGGATGTTCTGTCTACGGTGAATGAGCTTCAGCGGATTGGACTCACGCGCTGGGGTGAGGTGAGTGATACCTTTGCTCCTGTAGGAGATGTACATGGTTTATTTATTGTGGTGAAGAAGGATCGGACGTGGTTTTTCTCCAAGCAAAAAGCAGAGATCTATCCGCTGGAAGTGTCCATTCGTGACGTGGGCAGGCTTCGAATCGGCTAA